A window of the Acidobacteriota bacterium genome harbors these coding sequences:
- a CDS encoding acetyl-CoA C-acyltransferase, translating into MKLNFRAAVVVDGCRIPFQRSSTGYKKLRSYDLGRMAVKALLERNSVDPSSIDRVILGTVISNLATSNVARESALGAGIPDHVPAHTVTQACVSANQAVTSGVDLIRASQAEIVVAGGTESMSDVPIPLRRPLRDKLVEAQRYKGLDWLKFLKGLRPSDFLPAVPAISEFSTQRTMGEDCDQLAARYGVTRQEQDEFALRSHKLAHQAWEEGWLQQEVEAAHVPPDFETVDKDNGIRADSNKEKLAKLRPAFVKPYGTVTAGNSSFLTDGAAAVLLMSDEKARSLGLQPKAFVRAYAWTAQDPYEELLLGPAYSVPKALDKAGVQLADIDVFEFHEAFAGQILANLKCLQSDSFAADKLNLSQAVGEVPMERLNLWGGSLSLGHPFGATGARIITTACNRLLKEDGQLALVASCAAGAIGNAIVLERIH; encoded by the coding sequence ATGAAGCTCAATTTCAGAGCGGCGGTCGTCGTCGACGGCTGCCGCATTCCCTTTCAGCGCTCCTCCACAGGCTACAAGAAGCTGCGCTCTTACGACCTGGGACGGATGGCCGTCAAGGCCCTGCTGGAGCGCAATTCCGTCGATCCCTCTTCCATCGACCGGGTGATTCTGGGGACCGTCATCTCTAATCTGGCCACCAGCAACGTGGCCCGCGAGTCGGCCCTGGGGGCCGGCATTCCCGATCACGTCCCCGCCCACACCGTGACCCAGGCCTGCGTCTCCGCCAACCAGGCCGTCACCTCGGGCGTGGACCTGATCCGCGCTTCCCAAGCCGAGATCGTGGTGGCCGGCGGAACCGAGAGCATGTCGGACGTGCCCATCCCATTGCGGCGTCCGCTGCGCGACAAGCTGGTGGAAGCCCAGCGCTACAAGGGGCTGGACTGGCTCAAGTTCCTCAAGGGCTTGAGGCCCAGCGACTTTCTTCCGGCCGTCCCCGCTATCAGCGAGTTCTCGACCCAGCGCACCATGGGCGAAGACTGCGACCAACTGGCGGCCCGCTACGGCGTCACTCGGCAAGAGCAGGACGAGTTCGCGCTGCGTTCCCACAAGCTGGCTCACCAGGCCTGGGAAGAAGGCTGGTTGCAGCAAGAGGTCGAAGCCGCCCACGTTCCTCCCGACTTCGAGACCGTCGACAAGGACAACGGGATTCGAGCCGATTCGAACAAGGAGAAACTGGCCAAGCTGCGTCCGGCTTTCGTCAAGCCCTACGGCACTGTGACGGCGGGGAATTCATCCTTCCTGACCGATGGCGCGGCAGCCGTGCTTCTGATGTCGGATGAGAAGGCGCGCTCGCTGGGTTTGCAGCCCAAAGCCTTCGTCAGGGCCTACGCCTGGACCGCCCAGGATCCCTATGAAGAGCTGCTTCTGGGTCCCGCCTACTCGGTTCCCAAGGCGCTGGACAAGGCAGGAGTGCAGCTTGCCGACATCGACGTCTTCGAGTTTCATGAAGCCTTCGCCGGACAGATTCTGGCCAATCTCAAGTGCCTCCAATCAGACTCTTTCGCCGCCGACAAGCTCAACCTCTCTCAGGCCGTGGGCGAGGTGCCCATGGAGAGACTCAACCTGTGGGGAGGATCGTTGTCGCTGGGGCATCCTTTCGGCGCCACCGGAGCCCGCATCATCACCACGGCCTGCAACCGTCTTCTCAAAGAGGACGGCCAACTGGCTCTGGTGGCCTCCTGCGCCGCCGGCGCCATCGGAAACGCCATCGTACTGGAGCGAATCCATTGA
- the cobS gene encoding adenosylcobinamide-GDP ribazoletransferase, translating to MSLLCCFRVLEPVGSSQWTFPETDDMVVPFLLAVQFLTRIPVPLRQEPSPSSLRWSTAFYPLVGGLVGLACATVFSAALWALPASVAALAAVATGILLTGALHEDGLADYADSLGVRGGRQRKLEVMRDSRIGVFGTLALIIAVGGQVLLLASLPPLWAWHGLILAHLISRMAALLAGHLLTPARSDGLGRSLALRTGALQILLGLATCAAAVWWTQGWIIITALVLPWPLVLLLGLHARLRLGGLTGDVLGAIIVVFHLATYLGLALHLGRTP from the coding sequence ATGAGCCTGCTATGCTGTTTCCGCGTGCTGGAGCCCGTGGGCTCTTCCCAATGGACCTTTCCTGAGACGGACGACATGGTAGTCCCCTTTTTGTTGGCGGTGCAATTTTTGACGCGGATTCCGGTGCCCTTGAGGCAGGAGCCGAGTCCCTCGTCTTTGCGCTGGTCGACGGCCTTCTATCCCCTGGTAGGCGGACTGGTGGGCCTGGCCTGCGCGACAGTCTTCAGCGCCGCTCTGTGGGCTCTGCCCGCCTCCGTGGCGGCGCTGGCTGCGGTGGCCACCGGAATCCTCCTCACCGGGGCCCTGCATGAGGACGGACTGGCCGACTACGCCGACTCGCTGGGGGTCCGCGGCGGACGCCAGCGCAAGCTCGAGGTCATGCGCGACAGCCGTATCGGCGTCTTCGGGACGCTGGCCCTCATCATCGCCGTGGGCGGACAGGTGCTGCTGTTGGCCTCTCTGCCTCCCCTCTGGGCCTGGCACGGACTGATCCTGGCCCACCTCATAAGCCGCATGGCCGCCCTCCTCGCGGGACATCTGCTGACGCCCGCCCGCTCCGACGGGCTGGGCCGTTCCTTGGCCCTGCGGACGGGTGCGCTTCAGATCCTGCTGGGACTGGCCACCTGCGCGGCGGCCGTGTGGTGGACGCAAGGCTGGATCATCATCACCGCCCTCGTCCTGCCCTGGCCCCTGGTCCTGCTGCTGGGCCTTCACGCCCGCCTGCGCCTGGGCGGACTCACCGGGGACGTGCTGGGCGCCATCATTGTCGTCTTCCACCTGGCCACCTACCTGGGCCTGGCCCTCCACCTGGGGAGGACCCCATGA
- a CDS encoding acyl-CoA dehydrogenase family protein, producing the protein MANQKKNRNVSEAEARAVAEASRQSEWTQPSFMRQMFLGRFRLDLIHPYPLPQDERPEFTKWLADFKEFLMGVDSAAIDDTGEYPEDVLEGLRKLGAFGMKIPKEYGGLGFSQIEYAKAMELLGSVDGNLTALLSAHQSIGVPQPLKLFGSEAQKKEYLPRCARGEISAFALTEPDVGSDPARMSTLAEPTEDGEAYILNGVKLWCTNGTLAKLLVVMALDTSIKKISAFVVETGWEGVSIDTRCHFMGLKALANAVISFKDVRVPKANLIGSPGRGLKIALTTLNDGRLSIPNASVGGAKKALQICTKWANERVQWGKPVGKHEAIAHKLTDMAANTFAMESMARLATHMSDQGSFDIRLEAAAAKEWNTSRGWEIVDDAMQIRGGRGYETELSLENRGEEPIGVERMMRDYRINRIFEGSNEIMHLFMAREAVDKHLQVAGDMINPKKPMGAKLAALPKIGLFYAWWYPNLWLRWSLPPRYASFGNLAGHLRFVERKSRKLAREVFHGMMIHQAKMERKQMFLFRLVDVANELFAMASSVSRAHAMRQANHPEAEQAVELADIFCRSARRKVNKLFGDLWGNEDDRKYRVAKRLLEGHHDAWMNGGTIELLEGLEARARQRAASGETADVEAASSDVEKAQEPAPVG; encoded by the coding sequence ATGGCCAATCAGAAGAAAAATCGCAACGTCAGCGAGGCGGAAGCGCGCGCGGTAGCCGAGGCTTCACGCCAAAGCGAGTGGACTCAGCCCAGTTTCATGCGCCAGATGTTTCTGGGACGGTTCCGGCTCGACCTGATTCATCCCTATCCGCTGCCGCAGGATGAACGCCCTGAATTCACCAAGTGGCTGGCCGATTTCAAAGAGTTTCTGATGGGCGTCGATTCAGCGGCCATCGACGACACGGGAGAGTACCCCGAGGACGTGCTGGAGGGGTTGCGCAAGCTGGGCGCCTTCGGCATGAAGATCCCCAAAGAGTACGGCGGATTGGGATTCAGCCAGATCGAGTACGCCAAGGCCATGGAGCTGCTGGGCAGCGTGGACGGCAACCTGACCGCCCTGCTCTCGGCCCACCAGTCCATCGGAGTCCCCCAGCCCCTCAAGCTCTTCGGCAGCGAAGCCCAGAAGAAGGAATACCTTCCGCGCTGCGCCCGGGGCGAGATCTCGGCCTTCGCGCTCACCGAGCCGGACGTGGGATCAGACCCGGCCCGCATGAGCACCCTGGCCGAGCCCACCGAAGACGGCGAGGCCTACATCCTCAATGGCGTCAAGCTGTGGTGCACCAACGGCACGCTGGCCAAACTGCTGGTGGTGATGGCCCTGGACACTTCCATCAAGAAGATCAGCGCCTTCGTGGTGGAGACCGGTTGGGAAGGCGTCAGCATCGACACCCGCTGCCACTTCATGGGACTCAAGGCCCTGGCCAACGCCGTCATCAGCTTCAAGGACGTGCGCGTCCCCAAGGCCAACCTCATCGGAAGCCCCGGAAGGGGACTCAAGATCGCCCTCACGACCCTCAACGACGGGCGCCTGTCCATTCCCAACGCCTCGGTCGGCGGCGCCAAGAAGGCCCTCCAGATCTGCACCAAGTGGGCCAACGAACGCGTCCAGTGGGGCAAGCCGGTGGGCAAGCATGAAGCCATCGCCCACAAGCTGACCGACATGGCCGCCAACACCTTCGCCATGGAGTCGATGGCCCGTCTGGCCACTCACATGTCGGACCAGGGCAGCTTCGACATCCGCCTGGAGGCGGCCGCCGCCAAGGAATGGAACACTTCGCGGGGATGGGAGATCGTCGACGACGCCATGCAGATCCGCGGCGGACGCGGATACGAAACCGAGCTCTCGCTGGAAAACCGGGGCGAAGAGCCCATCGGCGTGGAGCGCATGATGCGCGACTACCGCATCAACCGCATCTTCGAGGGCTCCAACGAGATCATGCACCTGTTCATGGCCCGCGAGGCGGTCGACAAGCACCTCCAGGTGGCCGGAGACATGATTAATCCCAAGAAGCCCATGGGGGCCAAGCTGGCCGCCCTGCCCAAGATCGGACTCTTCTACGCCTGGTGGTACCCCAACCTGTGGCTGCGCTGGAGCCTGCCTCCGCGCTACGCCTCCTTCGGCAACCTGGCCGGACATTTGCGCTTCGTGGAACGCAAGAGCCGCAAGCTGGCCCGCGAGGTCTTCCACGGCATGATGATTCATCAGGCCAAGATGGAACGAAAGCAGATGTTCCTCTTCCGCCTGGTGGACGTGGCCAACGAACTCTTCGCCATGGCCTCCTCGGTGAGCCGGGCCCATGCCATGCGCCAGGCCAATCATCCCGAGGCCGAGCAGGCCGTAGAGTTGGCCGACATCTTCTGCCGTTCGGCGCGGCGCAAGGTCAACAAGCTCTTCGGCGACCTTTGGGGCAACGAGGACGACCGCAAGTACCGGGTGGCCAAGCGACTCCTGGAAGGCCATCACGACGCCTGGATGAACGGCGGAACCATCGAACTGCTGGAAGGCCTGGAAGCGCGGGCCCGCCAGCGTGCCGCCAGCGGAGAGACGGCCGACGTCGAGGCCGCTTCCTCGGACGTCGAGAAAGCTCAAGAACCGGCTCCGGTAGGCTGA
- a CDS encoding histidine phosphatase family protein, producing the protein MKRRLYLVRHAEVRNKGRFHGSTDVELSPMGRRQARRLAEKARDWDPQRLAGSDLKRVRQTARPLARLFGLRLHTDPDLRECHFGRWENLSWDQIEQLDPEPAGAFLKDWVRNGAPDGETMEQMSLRVKAAWQRQWEASWERMVLVGHAGTNLLLLAHFLEMPLPNLFRIRCDYTTIAVVDFDDGVPRLSALGI; encoded by the coding sequence ATGAAGAGGCGCCTCTACCTGGTGCGCCACGCCGAGGTGCGCAACAAAGGACGCTTTCACGGCAGCACCGACGTCGAGCTCTCCCCGATGGGGCGGCGCCAGGCCCGTCGCCTGGCCGAGAAAGCCCGCGATTGGGATCCCCAGCGGCTGGCCGGCAGCGACTTGAAGAGGGTGCGCCAGACAGCCCGTCCGCTGGCCCGGCTCTTCGGGCTACGGCTTCACACCGATCCCGATCTGCGCGAGTGCCATTTCGGACGCTGGGAAAACCTGAGCTGGGATCAGATCGAGCAACTCGATCCCGAGCCCGCCGGCGCCTTCCTCAAGGACTGGGTGCGCAACGGCGCTCCCGATGGAGAGACCATGGAGCAGATGTCGCTCCGCGTGAAGGCCGCCTGGCAGCGCCAATGGGAAGCGTCCTGGGAACGCATGGTCCTGGTCGGCCACGCCGGCACCAATCTCCTTTTGCTGGCCCACTTCTTGGAAATGCCCCTCCCCAACCTCTTCCGCATCCGCTGCGACTACACCACAATAGCCGTGGTCGACTTCGACGACGGCGTCCCTCGGCTGAGCGCTTTAGGGATTTGA
- a CDS encoding ABC transporter permease gives MSTKGWIADTLVLFRYRELLQRLIAKDLKVKYRGSYLGFLWSLLNPLSLVVVYSLVLRYVMGVREISPLLVVTGIIPWVFFANTVNSSTESIISNANLVKKIFFPREILPVSTVAFNFIQFIMAVVVFIPAVYVLRGDLPWTLVFYPMIVALQWIFVLGAALFLSAVTTFYKDVRYLTEVTMMIVFWITPVLYHYQMVADKGLAVYFWINPLSSYFFAYQSSVYFAEIPRWEHWLAMGGWSLAALVVGIYTFRRTRAKFVEEL, from the coding sequence ATGAGCACCAAGGGATGGATCGCCGATACGCTGGTTCTGTTTCGCTACCGTGAACTCCTCCAGCGCTTGATCGCCAAGGATCTCAAGGTCAAGTACCGGGGATCCTATCTGGGCTTCCTCTGGTCTCTCCTCAACCCCCTGTCCCTGGTGGTGGTCTACAGCCTGGTGCTTCGCTACGTGATGGGAGTGCGGGAGATTTCTCCCCTGCTGGTGGTGACGGGCATCATTCCCTGGGTCTTTTTCGCCAATACGGTCAACAGTTCCACCGAGTCGATCATCAGCAACGCCAACCTGGTCAAGAAGATCTTCTTCCCCAGGGAGATCCTGCCCGTCTCTACGGTGGCTTTCAATTTCATCCAGTTCATCATGGCGGTGGTGGTGTTCATTCCGGCGGTCTACGTCCTCAGGGGCGATCTGCCCTGGACGCTGGTCTTCTATCCCATGATCGTGGCTCTGCAGTGGATCTTCGTCTTGGGCGCAGCCCTCTTTCTTTCGGCGGTGACCACCTTCTACAAGGACGTGCGCTATCTGACCGAAGTGACGATGATGATCGTCTTCTGGATCACGCCCGTCCTCTACCACTACCAGATGGTGGCCGACAAAGGCCTGGCTGTTTATTTCTGGATCAATCCGCTCAGCTCTTATTTCTTCGCCTACCAGTCCTCGGTCTACTTTGCCGAGATCCCGCGCTGGGAACACTGGCTGGCCATGGGCGGCTGGTCGTTGGCCGCCCTGGTGGTGGGTATCTACACTTTTCGGCGCACTCGGGCCAAGTTCGTGGAGGAGTTGTAG
- the cobU gene encoding bifunctional adenosylcobinamide kinase/adenosylcobinamide-phosphate guanylyltransferase, whose product MTNRSDSRDHQLEPGQTVLVTGGARSGKSRFAEQMARDFQRVVYLATAEGLDEEMRRRIESHQSYRPPHWTTVEEPLSILPRLSRAAQESDLVLLDCITLWISNLLCRERSDREIEGEIEGLAEWTVRQPGRLILVSNEVGAGIVPANPLSRRFRDLTGLANQRLAASATRVYWLVAGIPNRIK is encoded by the coding sequence ATGACGAACCGCTCTGACAGCCGGGACCATCAACTGGAGCCGGGCCAAACAGTCCTGGTCACGGGAGGAGCGCGCAGCGGAAAGAGCCGCTTCGCCGAGCAGATGGCGAGAGACTTTCAGCGCGTCGTCTACCTGGCCACCGCCGAAGGGCTCGACGAGGAGATGCGGCGGCGCATCGAAAGCCACCAGTCCTACCGTCCGCCTCACTGGACCACGGTCGAGGAGCCGCTCTCCATCCTGCCCCGCTTGTCTCGAGCGGCACAGGAATCCGACCTGGTGCTGCTCGACTGCATCACGCTGTGGATCTCCAACTTGCTGTGCCGGGAACGCTCTGACCGAGAGATCGAAGGCGAGATCGAAGGCCTGGCCGAATGGACCGTCCGCCAGCCGGGACGTCTCATCCTGGTCAGCAACGAAGTGGGAGCCGGAATCGTCCCGGCCAACCCGCTCTCACGCCGCTTCCGAGACCTGACCGGACTGGCCAACCAGCGCCTGGCCGCGTCCGCCACGCGCGTCTACTGGCTGGTCGCCGGCATCCCCAACCGCATCAAGTAG
- a CDS encoding ABC transporter ATP-binding protein codes for MAETVIDIRQVYKSFVVRHNRTESLKQLFIGWLDWRRRERRETFWALAGVDLQVERGQVVGIIGSNGSGKSTLLRIVAGILEPEKGQVEIRGRVAPMIEIGVGFHPELTGEENLYLNAALYGLARGEIDAIRDEIVAYSGLERFIDVPIKNYSTGMYMRLGFAVAVHLRPDILLVDEVLAVGDEEFQDKCLDRMRRLRQEGTSILLVSHDLDQVTKMCDKVYVISKGKPLFCGSSREAVDLYRQKIEPREAGKKEEAPTR; via the coding sequence GTGGCCGAGACCGTGATCGATATCCGCCAGGTTTACAAGAGCTTCGTCGTCCGCCACAACCGGACCGAGTCGCTCAAGCAGCTCTTCATCGGCTGGCTGGATTGGCGGCGGCGCGAGCGACGCGAGACCTTTTGGGCCCTGGCGGGAGTCGATCTGCAGGTGGAACGCGGCCAGGTGGTGGGCATCATCGGAAGCAACGGGTCAGGCAAGAGCACCCTGTTGCGGATCGTGGCGGGGATTTTGGAACCTGAAAAAGGGCAAGTGGAGATCAGGGGCCGAGTGGCGCCTATGATCGAAATCGGGGTGGGCTTTCATCCCGAGCTGACAGGGGAAGAGAATCTCTACCTCAACGCCGCCCTCTACGGTCTGGCGCGGGGAGAAATCGACGCCATCCGCGACGAGATCGTGGCCTATTCGGGTTTGGAGCGATTCATCGACGTCCCCATCAAGAACTATTCCACCGGAATGTACATGCGCCTCGGATTCGCGGTGGCGGTTCATCTGCGTCCCGACATTTTGCTGGTGGACGAAGTTCTGGCCGTGGGCGATGAAGAGTTCCAGGATAAGTGTCTGGACCGCATGCGCCGTCTGCGCCAGGAGGGCACCAGCATTCTGCTGGTCTCTCACGACTTGGACCAAGTCACCAAGATGTGCGACAAAGTCTATGTCATCTCGAAGGGCAAGCCGCTCTTTTGCGGTTCGTCCCGAGAGGCCGTCGACCTTTATCGCCAGAAGATCGAACCGAGGGAAGCCGGCAAGAAAGAAGAAGCTCCGACAAGGTAA
- a CDS encoding dTDP-4-dehydrorhamnose 3,5-epimerase family protein has product MDINSNVADAEFESAKIEGVVIKYLKTFHDERGFFREIIRVNDSFFEEGFGQWSHAVMHTGTAKAWHVHREQVDWWYVFGGVLKVALFDRRKGSSTEGKMMRFLMGDEQRAVCVKIPPGVAHGCRCLSGPANLFYVTSNVYNPDDEGRIRHDDPDIGYDWESWPEIT; this is encoded by the coding sequence ATGGACATCAACAGCAACGTAGCAGACGCCGAGTTCGAGTCCGCCAAGATCGAAGGCGTGGTTATCAAATACTTGAAGACCTTTCACGACGAACGCGGATTCTTCCGCGAAATCATCCGCGTCAACGATTCTTTCTTCGAGGAGGGATTCGGGCAGTGGAGCCACGCGGTCATGCACACTGGAACGGCCAAGGCCTGGCACGTTCACCGTGAGCAGGTGGACTGGTGGTACGTCTTCGGCGGCGTACTCAAGGTGGCGCTCTTCGACCGGCGCAAGGGCTCGTCCACCGAGGGCAAGATGATGCGGTTTCTGATGGGCGACGAGCAGCGAGCCGTGTGCGTCAAGATTCCGCCCGGAGTGGCCCACGGCTGCCGTTGCCTTTCCGGACCCGCCAACCTCTTCTACGTGACCTCCAACGTCTACAATCCCGATGACGAGGGGCGCATTCGGCACGACGATCCCGACATCGGCTATGACTGGGAGAGCTGGCCCGAGATCACCTAG
- a CDS encoding metallophosphoesterase, protein MLNCSKAISRLPALLALWTLTCGALAAAAQESITIGIIGDQTGAARIDDLAPSYKVLRQGVEALNQRSPDVVIHVGDLVESTLEPEQVRQDFQQAADLLNRLNADWYLTAGDHDVNPPDFVQNSTDRSRETLFKQLYGAVNPKAANQLYYGFDVKGYHFISLYALEHLHTDPRWGNVFFSEISDAQYRWLQGDLMAHQSATGMVVFLHQPLWYNWSSWSRVHDLLKDYPVKAVIAGHFHYNQMEAELDGIQYRVVGATGGKTKDGNANSGDLQHVTLLTIADGNPSFTMIPLAPYTQTDWTPRYFMDRVQAMHQVLGNLYNFASTSPVYLQNGRLLKACGEEDAAHLVLQSIGNPTQFPLGISIRVTPDPSVSVTQGTFAAGVCQADQSDLGCLLAPSTFVPVSNTSAVQVQFPGAPPPPPLWVGEIAAGSPPPTVGDNVNLEVILSFPAGGQTYLLNTTVSTPVQGCAD, encoded by the coding sequence ATGTTGAATTGCAGCAAGGCCATTTCGAGGCTTCCGGCCCTCCTCGCCCTGTGGACGCTGACTTGCGGCGCCCTGGCGGCTGCGGCTCAGGAATCCATCACCATCGGGATCATCGGCGATCAGACCGGAGCCGCCCGGATCGACGACTTAGCGCCCTCCTACAAGGTCTTGCGCCAGGGTGTCGAAGCCCTCAACCAACGGTCGCCGGACGTCGTCATTCATGTTGGGGACCTGGTCGAAAGCACACTCGAGCCTGAGCAGGTCCGGCAAGACTTCCAGCAGGCCGCCGACCTCCTCAACAGACTGAATGCCGATTGGTACCTGACGGCGGGCGATCACGACGTCAACCCTCCTGACTTCGTGCAGAATTCCACCGACCGTTCCCGCGAGACCCTCTTCAAGCAGCTCTACGGCGCCGTCAATCCCAAGGCTGCCAACCAGCTCTATTACGGCTTCGACGTCAAGGGCTATCACTTCATCTCCCTCTATGCCCTGGAGCATCTCCACACCGACCCCCGCTGGGGAAATGTTTTTTTCAGCGAGATCAGCGATGCTCAGTACAGGTGGCTGCAAGGGGACCTGATGGCCCATCAGTCAGCCACCGGCATGGTTGTTTTTCTCCACCAGCCCCTTTGGTACAACTGGAGCAGTTGGTCGCGCGTCCACGACCTGCTTAAGGACTACCCGGTGAAGGCCGTCATCGCGGGCCATTTTCACTACAACCAGATGGAGGCCGAATTGGACGGCATCCAATACCGGGTGGTGGGCGCAACCGGCGGCAAGACCAAGGACGGCAATGCGAACTCCGGCGACCTCCAGCATGTCACCCTGCTGACGATCGCCGACGGCAACCCGTCATTCACCATGATCCCGCTGGCGCCCTACACCCAAACCGACTGGACGCCCCGCTATTTCATGGACCGGGTGCAGGCCATGCATCAAGTCCTGGGCAATCTCTACAACTTCGCCTCCACTAGTCCCGTCTATCTGCAGAACGGGAGATTGCTTAAAGCCTGCGGCGAAGAGGACGCGGCCCATCTGGTGCTGCAATCGATCGGCAATCCCACCCAGTTTCCCTTGGGCATCTCCATCAGGGTCACGCCGGACCCCTCGGTCAGCGTGACCCAAGGGACCTTCGCCGCAGGAGTCTGCCAGGCCGATCAGTCGGATCTAGGTTGTCTGCTGGCGCCTTCAACATTCGTCCCCGTGTCGAACACCTCCGCGGTCCAGGTGCAGTTTCCGGGGGCACCTCCGCCGCCGCCGCTCTGGGTCGGAGAGATAGCCGCCGGCAGCCCTCCGCCGACGGTGGGCGACAACGTCAATCTTGAGGTGATTTTGTCGTTCCCGGCCGGCGGGCAAACCTACTTGCTCAACACGACGGTCTCTACGCCCGTACAAGGTTGCGCCGATTGA